From the Roseibium sp. HPY-6 genome, one window contains:
- a CDS encoding NUDIX domain-containing protein, whose protein sequence is MSRFHYGVFVGRFQPLHAGHEAVVRAALEKVDTLIVLIGSARQARDPRNPFTYSERADLFSKVFKHEIATGRLILAPVPDHPYSDAAWCAEVQRAVNEIVLRDYNKSGVVLHGLKDIRIALAGYGKDRTSYYLKLFPEWGNIQLDSQYGTFSSTDVRKQLFQRIPAVSRSVLSEEVADWLDAFSMTETFRELLEEAEYLEAYPKEWGVGPFVTVDAVVIQSGNILLVERGQAPGQGLLALPGGFLNPRESIKDAAIRELKEETAISDHKGEIPPAMLASFIDSASTRVFDHPDRSLRGRIITHAFLLRLPERRELFSVTGGDDARSASWHRLGDLRPEQFFEDHWSIIEVMAGL, encoded by the coding sequence AGATTTCACTACGGTGTCTTTGTCGGCCGTTTCCAGCCATTGCATGCCGGACATGAAGCAGTTGTCCGTGCGGCCTTGGAGAAGGTGGATACCTTGATCGTCCTGATCGGGTCAGCCCGGCAGGCGCGTGATCCGCGCAATCCCTTCACCTATTCAGAGCGCGCAGACTTGTTCTCAAAGGTCTTCAAGCATGAAATAGCGACGGGACGTCTCATCCTGGCTCCTGTGCCGGACCATCCCTATTCAGATGCTGCCTGGTGCGCGGAAGTACAGCGTGCGGTCAATGAAATCGTCCTGCGGGACTACAACAAGTCCGGTGTGGTGCTTCACGGTCTGAAAGACATCAGGATCGCACTCGCCGGGTATGGCAAGGATCGCACGAGCTACTACCTGAAACTTTTTCCCGAATGGGGAAACATCCAGCTCGACAGCCAATACGGAACCTTTTCCTCAACGGATGTCCGCAAGCAGCTGTTTCAGCGCATTCCCGCAGTTTCCCGATCGGTTCTGTCGGAAGAAGTTGCGGACTGGCTCGACGCGTTTTCGATGACCGAGACCTTCCGGGAACTGCTTGAAGAAGCCGAATATCTGGAGGCCTATCCGAAGGAGTGGGGCGTTGGGCCGTTTGTCACCGTAGATGCGGTTGTCATTCAGTCCGGCAACATCCTGCTCGTCGAGCGTGGACAGGCACCGGGGCAGGGGCTCCTGGCCTTGCCGGGCGGATTTCTCAATCCGCGCGAAAGCATCAAGGATGCGGCGATCCGCGAACTCAAGGAAGAGACAGCGATCAGCGACCACAAGGGTGAAATACCACCTGCAATGCTCGCTTCGTTCATCGACAGCGCCAGCACACGGGTCTTCGATCATCCCGACCGGTCATTGCGCGGACGGATCATAACCCATGCATTTTTGCTCCGTCTTCCTGAGCGCCGGGAGCTCTTTTCTGTGACCGGCGGTGACGACGCCCGTTCGGCGAGCTGGCATCGCCTGGGCGACCTGCGTCCGGAACAGTTTTTCGAAGATCACTGGTCGATCATCGAGGTGATGGCCGGCCTTTGA
- a CDS encoding nicotinate phosphoribosyltransferase, whose product MTNPLLATDSYKQSHFKQYPPETRTISAYVEARNNAFSDDVLFFGLQSYLKNTLLRPFTAADIDQAGRICAAHGVPFNEEGWQAILTDYGGYFPLEIKALPEGTLVPNGVPLVQVENTDERMPWLTTWVETALLRSLWYPSTVATLSFKAKEVIYEGLLGTSEDPDGQIPFKLHDFGARGVSSAESAALGGMAHLVNFAGTDTMEALEAAMTFYSADIAGFSIPAAEHSTMTSWGPDREQEAYANMLEQFAEKDRLVAVVSDSYDLDRAVRDIWCGALKERVLRSGATVVIRPDSGDPVKTPIRVLETLWQSYGGQVNGKGAKVLNPAVRVIQGDGMTLATITQLVGELVDQKWSLDNIAFGMGGGLQQQVNRDTMRFAMKANAMKDAEGVWQDISKNPATDPGKASKAGRQAVVEKNGTLTAVRQDELELKKDLLKVVYRNGELIVNTSFKDVRARADSYLRSQVAT is encoded by the coding sequence ATGACAAACCCACTATTGGCGACTGACAGCTACAAGCAGTCGCACTTCAAGCAATACCCGCCCGAAACCAGAACGATTTCCGCATATGTGGAAGCGCGAAACAACGCGTTTTCAGATGATGTCCTCTTCTTCGGGCTTCAAAGCTATCTGAAAAATACCTTGCTGAGGCCATTTACGGCTGCTGACATTGATCAGGCGGGTCGCATCTGTGCCGCACATGGTGTTCCCTTCAACGAGGAGGGCTGGCAAGCGATCCTGACTGACTACGGCGGGTATTTTCCGCTAGAAATCAAAGCGCTGCCTGAGGGAACTCTTGTCCCGAACGGCGTGCCCCTCGTGCAGGTGGAAAACACTGACGAGCGCATGCCCTGGCTGACGACCTGGGTGGAAACGGCCCTGCTGCGCTCGCTCTGGTATCCTTCCACAGTGGCAACGCTCTCGTTCAAGGCCAAAGAAGTGATCTACGAGGGTCTTCTTGGAACATCAGAAGATCCGGACGGACAGATCCCGTTCAAGCTGCACGACTTCGGCGCACGCGGTGTGTCTTCAGCCGAAAGTGCCGCACTTGGCGGCATGGCACACCTGGTCAATTTCGCCGGGACAGACACGATGGAAGCACTGGAAGCTGCCATGACGTTCTATTCGGCCGATATTGCCGGCTTCTCCATCCCTGCCGCCGAGCACTCGACAATGACCAGTTGGGGCCCGGACCGGGAACAGGAAGCTTATGCAAACATGCTTGAGCAGTTTGCCGAGAAGGATCGTCTCGTCGCGGTCGTTTCCGACAGCTACGATCTTGACCGCGCTGTAAGAGACATCTGGTGCGGTGCGCTGAAAGAAAGGGTCCTCCGCTCGGGCGCAACGGTTGTAATCCGGCCGGATTCCGGAGACCCGGTCAAGACGCCGATCCGCGTGTTGGAAACGCTCTGGCAAAGCTACGGCGGCCAGGTGAACGGAAAGGGGGCGAAGGTACTCAATCCTGCTGTCCGCGTCATACAGGGAGATGGTATGACATTGGCGACGATCACGCAGCTGGTCGGTGAACTGGTCGATCAAAAGTGGTCACTCGACAATATTGCCTTTGGCATGGGCGGGGGGCTGCAGCAGCAGGTCAATCGGGATACGATGCGTTTTGCAATGAAGGCCAATGCCATGAAAGATGCCGAGGGTGTCTGGCAAGACATTTCCAAGAACCCGGCCACGGATCCGGGCAAAGCCTCCAAGGCAGGACGTCAGGCCGTGGTTGAGAAAAACGGTACTTTGACCGCGGTCCGGCAAGACGAACTCGAACTGAAAAAGGACTTGTTGAAGGTTGTTTACCGGAACGGTGAGCTCATCGTGAACACCAGCTTCAAGGATGTTCGAGCCCGCGCAGATTCCTATTTGCGATCGCAGGTAGCCACCTGA
- a CDS encoding DUF805 domain-containing protein — MFQLLMIVVPIGLFVAAYFTTSRERYLNRMEFFVRVVVLLVVGTGVVLLTSSQSVDATLGALILLCAGLLIGYFNLRFQIMRLQDLRWSPFFALLAYVPVGNLVFLFVLLLLPGKPKVNAEVFS, encoded by the coding sequence ATGTTCCAGTTGTTGATGATCGTCGTTCCGATCGGTCTGTTCGTTGCGGCCTATTTCACCACGTCGCGCGAACGCTATTTGAACCGGATGGAGTTCTTTGTTCGTGTTGTGGTCTTACTGGTCGTCGGGACCGGGGTTGTGCTTCTCACGTCAAGCCAGTCTGTTGATGCAACGCTTGGCGCGCTGATTCTTCTTTGTGCCGGTCTGCTGATTGGTTATTTCAACCTTCGTTTTCAGATCATGAGGCTGCAGGATCTGCGCTGGTCTCCTTTTTTCGCTCTCCTGGCGTACGTGCCGGTTGGCAACCTTGTCTTTCTGTTTGTACTGCTGCTTTTGCCGGGCAAGCCGAAAGTGAATGCGGAAGTGTTTTCGTGA
- a CDS encoding crosslink repair DNA glycosylase YcaQ family protein, producing MPVSPLPRLSNAQARRLFLHKHGLCHHPKGSGKGQDLSAVIDQLGFVQVDSINTVARAHHMILAARRPAYKEKNLKLLLERDRHLFEHWTHDAAIIPTEFFSHWKLRFSRDREKLIQRWRNWHQNEFEAKLDEVLKRINDEGPVTSASVGEDENRSSGGWWEWHPSKTALEFLWRTGELSVCRRNGFQKVYDLTERVIPDEHRSYSHAPQETVDWAARSALDRLGFATSGEIAAFWDLISPQEAKDWCQDALQDGLITEVEIECAGGVFRKVFLYPETLASLDEVPEPPTRLRILSPFDPALRDRKRAERLFGFSYRIEIFVPEAKRQYGYYVFPVMEGDRLIGRIDMKAHRSDDRLQVRAFWPERGVRSSKGRLSKLEAELGRMARFSGCSSVGFDKDWLREPF from the coding sequence ATGCCAGTATCTCCCCTCCCGCGTCTTTCCAACGCGCAAGCCCGTCGCCTCTTTCTGCACAAACACGGCCTTTGCCATCATCCGAAGGGCAGCGGTAAGGGACAGGATCTTTCAGCGGTCATCGACCAGCTCGGGTTCGTACAGGTCGACAGCATCAACACGGTTGCACGCGCGCATCACATGATCCTCGCGGCGCGGCGCCCGGCCTACAAGGAAAAGAACCTCAAGCTGCTCCTTGAGCGTGACAGACATCTTTTTGAGCACTGGACGCACGATGCGGCGATCATCCCGACAGAGTTCTTTTCGCACTGGAAACTTCGCTTCAGCCGGGACCGGGAAAAGCTTATCCAGCGTTGGCGGAATTGGCACCAAAACGAATTCGAGGCAAAGCTCGACGAGGTCCTGAAACGGATCAACGATGAAGGCCCGGTCACATCCGCCAGCGTCGGTGAGGATGAAAACCGAAGCTCGGGCGGCTGGTGGGAATGGCATCCGTCCAAGACGGCGCTGGAGTTCTTGTGGCGCACCGGTGAATTGTCCGTCTGCCGGCGTAACGGCTTCCAAAAGGTCTACGACCTGACCGAACGTGTTATTCCTGACGAGCATCGCTCATACAGTCACGCGCCCCAAGAAACAGTTGACTGGGCCGCACGATCCGCGCTCGACCGGCTCGGATTTGCAACGTCCGGGGAGATAGCTGCGTTTTGGGATCTGATCTCACCGCAGGAGGCAAAGGACTGGTGCCAGGACGCGCTTCAGGACGGCCTCATTACCGAGGTGGAGATCGAGTGTGCGGGCGGAGTGTTCCGGAAAGTGTTCCTCTATCCGGAAACGCTCGCAAGTCTTGACGAGGTTCCCGAACCCCCAACCCGCTTGCGTATCCTGTCGCCTTTCGACCCGGCGCTTCGGGATCGCAAGCGTGCAGAACGGCTGTTCGGATTTTCCTATCGTATTGAAATCTTCGTGCCGGAGGCAAAACGGCAGTACGGCTACTATGTCTTTCCGGTGATGGAAGGCGACCGGCTGATCGGGCGGATCGACATGAAGGCGCATCGGTCAGACGACCGCCTGCAAGTGCGTGCCTTCTGGCCTGAAAGAGGCGTCCGGTCCAGCAAGGGGCGACTATCGAAACTGGAGGCTGAACTCGGCAGAATGGCGAGGTTCAGCGGATGCTCAAGCGTCGGCTTTGACAAGGATTGGTTGCGGGAGCCGTTTTGA
- a CDS encoding sulfite exporter TauE/SafE family protein yields the protein MSEFLGLGPNLMVIASLAFVFAGLVKGLVGFGLPLIGLSLMTIFVGVEKAMLLILWPAFLTNVWQALSGGNLQPLLKRLWPFLITAVVTLGLGTFILTKIQEGAADLVLGLLMVAYAVPMLLGLSLTLDERQETPVGVLAGLLNGFFSGLTGAYTVPGVMYLQALGLPRDAFIQAMGLLFLLSTIALGVSLGSYGLMTGREMIASLVLVVPALSGVWVGQKIRRRVSEAAFRKLIQLAILSLGIYLVPLGIWRLVQ from the coding sequence GTGAGTGAATTTCTGGGATTGGGCCCGAACCTGATGGTGATCGCAAGCCTGGCGTTTGTGTTTGCCGGCCTTGTAAAAGGCCTTGTCGGTTTTGGCCTCCCTCTGATCGGGCTGTCCCTGATGACCATTTTCGTCGGCGTTGAAAAAGCGATGTTGCTGATCCTGTGGCCCGCCTTCCTGACGAATGTCTGGCAAGCGCTTTCCGGTGGCAATCTGCAACCGCTTTTAAAGCGCCTCTGGCCTTTTCTGATAACAGCAGTCGTGACGCTCGGACTTGGCACATTCATTCTTACAAAAATCCAGGAAGGTGCGGCTGATCTTGTTCTGGGTCTGCTCATGGTAGCCTATGCGGTGCCCATGCTCCTGGGCCTGTCGCTCACGCTTGATGAAAGACAGGAAACACCCGTCGGTGTTTTGGCCGGTCTGCTGAACGGCTTCTTTTCCGGCCTGACCGGGGCTTACACGGTTCCGGGGGTCATGTATCTTCAGGCGCTCGGATTGCCGCGAGACGCCTTCATTCAGGCGATGGGTCTTTTGTTCCTGCTGTCCACGATTGCTTTGGGTGTTTCACTTGGTAGCTACGGTCTCATGACCGGCAGGGAAATGATTGCCTCTCTTGTACTTGTCGTTCCGGCGCTGTCGGGCGTCTGGGTCGGTCAGAAGATACGCCGGCGTGTCTCGGAAGCAGCCTTTCGTAAACTGATACAGCTCGCGATACTGAGCCTCGGCATCTATCTCGTTCCACTCGGTATCTGGCGGCTTGTTCAATGA
- a CDS encoding GlxA family transcriptional regulator: protein MSGRTHEETGQSIAFVLMDRFSMNAFASVIEPLRLANRLLGREYYKWTTYSLDGNSVVASNGCDVLVNKSIRELVDADITLLCTGIDVERLPLDADLGNKLRRLNAMGRTFGAICTGAYLLARYNLLDGRRCTIHWENLRSLREEFPDVEVTSDIFAIDRNCITCAGGMASLDMMLRLIAIQHGAYLAHEVAEVALYQNMRSGESAQRHDIEARTGISNAKILDAIRIMDLHIEDPLSCQQLAMTVSLSPRQLERLFRRHFNCTPGQYYLRLRLETARDLLRRTSRPVLDVALACGFASTSHFTKCYRERFLCTPTEERQSYQWANTKTTSGVGTATPMRLVAK, encoded by the coding sequence ATGTCCGGACGCACGCACGAAGAAACAGGCCAATCCATAGCATTTGTGCTCATGGACAGGTTCTCTATGAATGCATTCGCCAGCGTCATAGAGCCCCTTCGATTAGCAAATCGACTGCTTGGCCGCGAGTATTACAAATGGACTACTTATTCCCTTGATGGAAATTCAGTTGTGGCGAGCAACGGCTGCGATGTCCTTGTGAATAAGTCTATACGTGAGCTTGTTGATGCCGATATTACACTTTTGTGTACCGGCATCGATGTCGAGCGCCTCCCGCTTGATGCGGACCTTGGCAACAAGCTGCGCCGCCTCAATGCCATGGGCCGCACCTTCGGCGCGATCTGCACAGGTGCCTACCTGCTGGCTCGCTACAATCTTCTCGATGGCCGACGCTGCACCATACACTGGGAAAACCTCAGATCTTTGCGCGAGGAATTTCCTGACGTTGAAGTCACCTCGGACATCTTCGCGATCGACCGGAACTGCATCACCTGCGCCGGCGGCATGGCATCGCTCGATATGATGCTTCGCCTGATCGCCATCCAACACGGCGCCTATCTTGCCCATGAGGTCGCGGAAGTCGCGCTTTACCAGAACATGCGCTCCGGCGAGTCGGCGCAGCGCCATGATATCGAGGCCCGCACCGGCATCTCGAATGCCAAGATCCTCGATGCAATCCGGATCATGGATCTGCATATCGAGGACCCGCTCAGCTGCCAGCAACTGGCGATGACCGTAAGCCTTTCACCACGCCAGCTGGAACGGCTTTTCCGCCGGCACTTCAACTGCACGCCCGGCCAGTATTATCTGCGACTGCGGCTTGAAACTGCCCGGGACCTGTTGCGTCGGACTAGCCGTCCGGTCCTGGACGTTGCGCTAGCTTGCGGGTTTGCATCGACATCGCACTTCACCAAGTGTTACCGCGAACGGTTCCTGTGCACCCCGACGGAGGAACGCCAGTCCTATCAATGGGCAAACACCAAGACGACCTCGGGTGTCGGAACAGCAACGCCCATGCGGCTTGTTGCGAAGTAG
- a CDS encoding TylF/MycF/NovP-related O-methyltransferase: MKSKTELSGSKWSESEKSYAEQRDGLLSSTPSHDVAAAPFVYAERQTVTSSLTRMDLFRKVLEVQGAIVECGVHKANSLFLYYHLSTILEPYNFNRKIIGFDTFEGFRSLSSKDDENLSETDFADTSYDELRKWHELQDRNRAVAHIPKMELVKGDALDTIPEFVEDNPHLIVALLYLDFDIYEPTRVALDHLLPLVPKGGIVALDEINSKKWQGETIALKQKVAIGKLSLKKFYYDPWVSYFQVE; this comes from the coding sequence ATGAAATCCAAGACCGAACTTTCGGGCTCTAAATGGTCCGAATCCGAAAAAAGCTATGCCGAACAGCGCGACGGACTGTTGTCATCGACACCGTCGCATGATGTCGCCGCAGCACCTTTTGTTTATGCCGAACGGCAGACGGTCACAAGTTCGCTGACACGCATGGACCTGTTTAGGAAAGTTCTGGAGGTGCAAGGGGCGATCGTCGAATGCGGCGTGCACAAGGCGAACTCCCTGTTTCTCTACTATCACCTCTCGACCATTCTTGAGCCTTACAACTTCAACCGGAAAATCATCGGGTTCGACACATTCGAAGGCTTCAGAAGCCTGTCATCCAAGGACGATGAAAATCTGAGCGAAACGGATTTTGCCGATACGAGTTACGACGAGCTTCGCAAGTGGCACGAATTGCAGGACAGAAACCGGGCTGTCGCGCATATTCCGAAGATGGAACTGGTAAAAGGGGACGCACTCGACACCATTCCGGAATTCGTTGAAGACAATCCGCATCTCATCGTTGCGCTTCTTTACCTCGATTTTGACATCTACGAACCGACCCGCGTCGCACTGGATCACCTTCTGCCTCTTGTTCCAAAGGGGGGCATTGTCGCGCTCGACGAGATCAACAGCAAAAAATGGCAGGGCGAAACCATTGCCCTGAAGCAGAAGGTCGCGATTGGAAAACTGTCGCTGAAGAAGTTTTACTACGACCCCTGGGTGAGCTATTTTCAGGTCGAATAA
- a CDS encoding ferredoxin--NADP reductase: MNVLAKPSDLEAAAPAGVFVEEVKTVQHYTDRLFRFRMTRPASFRFRSGEFVMIGLMIDGKPLYRAYSIASPAWDEELEFFSIKVPDGPLTSHLQKIQPGDAILMKKKPTGTLVNDALIPGKRVYMFSTGTGIAPFASLIRDPDTYEKFDQVILTHTCREVAELKYGEDLVEATVNDPLIGEFAKDKLVHYTSVTREDFPRQGRITDLIKSGKLFEDLGVPPLDPAVDRGMICGSMDMIKDTKVLLEEAGLTEGANNKPAEFVVERAFVG; encoded by the coding sequence ATGAATGTACTTGCCAAACCATCAGATCTCGAAGCCGCCGCGCCCGCCGGCGTCTTTGTCGAAGAAGTGAAAACCGTTCAGCATTATACGGACCGCCTGTTCCGCTTCCGGATGACACGTCCGGCAAGTTTTCGCTTCCGCTCGGGCGAATTTGTCATGATCGGTCTGATGATCGACGGAAAACCGCTCTACAGGGCCTACTCCATCGCAAGCCCCGCGTGGGACGAAGAACTCGAGTTCTTTTCCATCAAGGTGCCGGATGGACCGCTTACATCGCACCTTCAGAAAATCCAGCCTGGCGATGCCATCCTGATGAAGAAGAAACCGACCGGAACACTGGTCAACGATGCGCTGATTCCAGGTAAGCGTGTTTATATGTTCTCGACAGGTACAGGCATCGCGCCGTTCGCGAGTCTTATCCGTGACCCGGACACATACGAGAAGTTCGATCAGGTGATCCTGACCCACACCTGCCGCGAGGTTGCCGAGCTCAAATACGGTGAGGACCTTGTCGAGGCGACTGTGAATGACCCTCTGATAGGTGAATTCGCGAAGGACAAGCTGGTTCACTACACATCTGTGACCCGGGAAGATTTCCCGCGTCAGGGCCGGATCACCGACTTGATCAAATCCGGCAAACTGTTTGAAGATCTCGGTGTCCCGCCGCTGGACCCTGCGGTCGACCGTGGCATGATCTGCGGATCCATGGACATGATCAAGGACACGAAGGTTCTGCTGGAAGAAGCGGGCCTCACCGAAGGTGCGAACAACAAGCCGGCCGAGTTTGTTGTCGAGCGGGCGTTCGTCGGCTGA
- a CDS encoding N-acetylneuraminate synthase family protein: protein MISENGTYMIAEIGINHNGDIDKAIQMMRESKKAGCNAVKFQKRTIEIVYSAEELARPRANAFGATNGDLKRGLEFGKAEYDAIHREAARLEIDWFASPWDEPSVDFLMGYDTRYLKIASAMVTDRDFLEYCASTRRPLLVSTGMSDLAMVRRSVEIIESAGGTIACLYHCTSTYPTLDSEINLLGIATLKKAFPHLEIGFSGHENGVLPSICAAAMGAASLERHVTLDRSDWGSDQKASLEMHELADLVAQVRRFELVRGDGVLRFYDDEKPIADKLRRKDTLQAA from the coding sequence ATGATCTCCGAAAATGGAACATACATGATTGCTGAAATCGGCATCAATCATAACGGCGACATCGACAAGGCCATTCAGATGATGCGCGAGTCGAAAAAGGCTGGCTGCAACGCTGTTAAGTTCCAGAAGCGCACCATTGAAATCGTTTATTCGGCCGAAGAGCTGGCGCGTCCGCGTGCCAATGCGTTCGGGGCAACCAATGGCGACTTGAAACGCGGCCTGGAGTTCGGAAAGGCCGAGTATGATGCCATTCACAGAGAGGCGGCGCGTCTGGAAATCGATTGGTTTGCATCACCTTGGGACGAGCCTTCCGTTGACTTTTTGATGGGCTATGACACGCGCTATCTAAAAATAGCGTCCGCCATGGTTACAGACAGGGATTTTCTGGAATATTGCGCATCCACCAGACGCCCATTGCTGGTTTCCACAGGCATGAGTGATCTTGCAATGGTCCGCCGGTCGGTGGAAATCATTGAAAGTGCGGGTGGAACCATTGCGTGCCTGTACCACTGCACATCGACCTATCCGACCCTCGACAGCGAAATCAACCTGCTTGGAATCGCAACGCTCAAGAAGGCATTCCCGCATTTGGAAATCGGCTTCTCAGGCCATGAGAACGGCGTTCTGCCAAGCATCTGCGCAGCGGCCATGGGTGCGGCGTCGCTCGAGCGGCATGTCACGCTCGACAGGTCCGATTGGGGATCTGACCAGAAAGCATCTCTGGAAATGCACGAATTGGCCGATCTTGTTGCACAGGTACGCCGATTTGAGCTTGTCCGCGGCGACGGTGTTCTGCGCTTTTACGATGACGAAAAGCCGATTGCCGATAAGCTGCGCCGCAAGGACACGCTTCAGGCTGCTTAA
- a CDS encoding class I SAM-dependent methyltransferase → MSIIDRCLELYRGDKYYVTYPARPLPQDYWDLKRDPDGKVRDAAAERDTRKEDVRYIAEYINHRAPGTVLDIGFGLGELLEQVENLNTCFGLDPSARAIEIGRERCSAELKQGVLEPGTYANNSFDVVVANHVIEHVDEPVPFVETIFDILKPGGDFICGTPNFASAAARLFQDRFRLLHDPTHVSLFTDDSLIRLFRDCGFRIEQVEYPFFGTRFASPEAFETMIRAEADVSPAFWGSFVTVFARKPE, encoded by the coding sequence ATGTCGATCATTGACCGTTGTCTGGAGCTATACCGGGGAGATAAATACTACGTCACCTATCCCGCGCGACCTTTGCCACAGGACTATTGGGACCTCAAACGGGATCCGGATGGCAAGGTGAGGGACGCCGCAGCCGAACGCGACACGCGCAAGGAAGATGTCCGCTATATCGCTGAATATATAAATCACCGCGCGCCGGGAACTGTCTTGGATATCGGCTTTGGCTTGGGGGAACTGCTTGAGCAAGTGGAAAACCTCAATACCTGCTTCGGGCTGGACCCGTCTGCGCGCGCAATCGAAATCGGCCGGGAGCGCTGTTCTGCGGAACTGAAGCAGGGTGTTCTGGAGCCCGGTACCTATGCGAATAACAGCTTTGACGTTGTGGTTGCCAACCATGTCATTGAACATGTCGACGAACCGGTCCCGTTTGTTGAAACCATATTCGACATCCTGAAGCCCGGCGGAGACTTTATCTGCGGTACGCCCAATTTCGCTAGTGCCGCAGCGCGGTTGTTTCAGGACCGTTTCCGCTTGTTGCATGACCCAACGCATGTGAGCCTGTTCACGGACGACTCGCTGATCCGGCTCTTTCGCGATTGTGGCTTTCGCATCGAGCAGGTCGAATATCCGTTCTTTGGAACCCGTTTTGCTTCGCCCGAAGCCTTTGAAACCATGATCCGCGCTGAGGCAGACGTTTCGCCTGCGTTCTGGGGATCATTCGTAACCGTTTTCGCGCGCAAACCGGAGTAA
- a CDS encoding acylneuraminate cytidylyltransferase, translating to MKIVAAIPARGGSVGLPGKNIRPLNGIPLVGRTVRAARGSRFVSEVFVSSDSNEILTVATKYGARPVLRPLELSGPTATSESALVHLLEEEPSLQSEPPDVLVFLQCTAPFTQAHHVDQVVEALLNKEATSAISVVDDHGFYWEIGPDGAGIGLNHDPSTQRVRRQDISARYRENGAVYAMRVPEFLKSGNRYCGKTILVPVDSTWIEIDTSQDWDMAEAFIRTEQFTGELLPESVNPVRALVTAFDGVHTDNSVFVNRDGTESIVCNRYDEIGLDRLHGRNLRLLMLDRDDNGLAAQRARKLGMEYRYHPFDKLQIMSDWSAKQEISFAEMAYIGADIADIDCMKACGLSAAPRNAPAEVKANATLVLESAGGAAVIHEFGELLISRGMLGRG from the coding sequence GTGAAAATTGTAGCAGCCATTCCCGCTCGCGGCGGGTCGGTTGGACTGCCTGGCAAGAACATCCGGCCGTTGAACGGAATTCCGCTGGTCGGACGCACGGTGCGTGCGGCGCGTGGGTCGCGGTTCGTTTCCGAAGTTTTCGTCTCCAGCGACTCCAATGAGATCCTGACGGTGGCCACCAAGTACGGCGCCCGCCCTGTTTTGAGGCCGCTGGAGCTTTCCGGGCCGACGGCTACATCGGAATCTGCCCTTGTACATCTTCTTGAAGAAGAACCCTCTTTGCAGAGTGAGCCGCCTGACGTTCTGGTTTTCCTTCAGTGCACCGCGCCGTTCACGCAGGCTCATCACGTCGATCAGGTCGTTGAAGCGCTGCTGAACAAGGAAGCAACCAGCGCAATTTCCGTCGTCGACGACCATGGTTTTTACTGGGAAATCGGACCGGACGGTGCCGGGATTGGGCTCAATCACGATCCGAGCACCCAACGTGTCAGGCGGCAAGACATTTCGGCCCGGTACAGAGAAAACGGTGCTGTCTATGCGATGCGCGTACCGGAGTTCTTGAAGTCCGGCAACCGGTATTGCGGCAAGACCATTCTGGTCCCCGTGGATTCAACATGGATCGAGATCGACACGTCCCAGGATTGGGATATGGCCGAAGCCTTCATCCGTACCGAACAGTTTACGGGTGAACTATTGCCGGAAAGCGTGAACCCGGTGCGCGCACTGGTGACCGCCTTCGACGGCGTCCATACAGACAACTCTGTCTTCGTCAACAGGGACGGAACGGAATCGATTGTGTGTAACCGCTATGACGAAATCGGTCTTGACCGCTTGCACGGGCGCAATCTCAGGCTGTTGATGCTTGACCGGGACGACAACGGTCTTGCTGCCCAGCGTGCGCGCAAGCTCGGGATGGAATACAGATACCATCCTTTTGATAAGTTACAGATCATGTCCGACTGGAGCGCCAAGCAGGAGATCTCCTTCGCCGAAATGGCATATATCGGTGCTGACATTGCCGACATCGATTGCATGAAGGCGTGCGGATTGAGCGCGGCCCCACGCAACGCACCGGCCGAAGTCAAGGCGAACGCGACCCTGGTTCTTGAAAGTGCGGGCGGCGCAGCAGTGATACATGAATTTGGTGAGTTGCTCATCTCCCGTGGCATGCTTGGCAGAGGCTAA